A portion of the Candidatus Eisenbacteria bacterium genome contains these proteins:
- a CDS encoding cob(I)yrinic acid a,c-diamide adenosyltransferase, with translation MKIYTRTGDDGTTGLLGAGRVSKAEPRVEAYGSVDELNALLGLVRVADTGRAFEAVVTAAQECLFTLGARLAASGPEMLARLAPLEERDIEALEREIDRLDGTLPPLTQFVLPGGSALAAQLHHARTVCRRAERRVVALSGVSSAEPIVVRYLNRLADLLFVMARAANQSAGVSDTPWTPRPRS, from the coding sequence ATGAAGATTTACACCCGTACCGGAGACGATGGCACCACCGGCTTGCTGGGCGCCGGGCGTGTTTCGAAGGCGGAGCCCCGCGTCGAAGCCTATGGCAGTGTCGACGAATTGAACGCGCTGCTGGGTCTGGTTCGAGTGGCCGACACCGGGCGCGCTTTCGAAGCCGTGGTGACGGCCGCGCAGGAGTGCCTGTTCACGCTCGGCGCGCGGCTCGCGGCGTCCGGGCCCGAAATGCTCGCGCGGCTGGCGCCGCTCGAGGAGCGGGATATCGAGGCGCTGGAGCGCGAGATCGACCGCCTCGACGGCACGCTGCCGCCGCTCACTCAGTTCGTGCTGCCGGGCGGATCGGCGCTGGCGGCGCAACTTCATCATGCGCGAACGGTGTGCCGGCGGGCCGAGCGGCGCGTGGTGGCGCTGAGCGGTGTTTCGAGCGCCGAGCCGATCGTCGTCCGCTACCTGAACCGGCTCGCCGACCTGCTGTTCGTGATGGCGCGCGCCGCCAATCAGTCCGCCGGAGTCTCGGACACGCCCTGGACTCCGCGGCCCCGGTCTTGA
- the rho gene encoding transcription termination factor Rho, whose product MGSAGPPMDASPDAGLTNGGVRPGPDGPRPAPEGPRQAPGPDGMRRMDGNGNNRRRRRRGRSARPVSNSAPGAYQGAPPNAPRQAPQPPQMSGGPRGRRRRTRPGAERRRGGLEVLREMQQAGVALDPTERLKLELPAGEGNPPYGDRATGRAIDLIAPIGRGQRCLIVAPPKTGKTRILQCIAASVAYNHPEVGIYALLVDERPEEVTDFKRNTPANVIAASSDMSIEDHIATAEYAMEVVAAQVIEGKDVVLLLDSITRLARAYNANTDGGGRTMSGGLDSNAMQAPRQIFGAARKIEDGGSLTIIGTALVDTGSRMDQIIFEEFKGTGNSEIFLSRELAERRIFPAIDIARSGTRKEEKLFPPDQLNLHQMLRRVLLQMPLQEAITKLADRLNKTKTNEEFFQLLRNNE is encoded by the coding sequence ATGGGAAGCGCCGGTCCCCCGATGGATGCCAGCCCCGACGCCGGTTTGACCAACGGCGGCGTGCGTCCCGGTCCCGACGGACCGCGTCCCGCCCCCGAAGGTCCTCGTCAGGCGCCCGGTCCCGATGGCATGCGCCGGATGGATGGCAACGGCAACAATCGCCGCCGTCGTCGCCGCGGCCGCAGCGCTCGCCCGGTCAGCAACTCGGCGCCCGGTGCCTACCAGGGCGCGCCGCCGAACGCACCACGCCAGGCTCCGCAGCCGCCCCAGATGAGCGGCGGCCCGCGCGGTCGCCGTCGCCGCACCCGTCCAGGAGCGGAACGCCGACGCGGCGGACTCGAGGTCCTGCGCGAGATGCAGCAGGCCGGCGTGGCACTCGATCCGACCGAGCGCCTCAAGCTCGAGTTGCCGGCCGGCGAGGGCAATCCGCCGTATGGAGACCGCGCCACCGGGCGTGCGATCGACCTGATCGCGCCGATCGGCCGCGGACAGCGTTGTCTGATCGTCGCGCCTCCCAAGACCGGCAAGACTCGAATTCTTCAGTGCATCGCTGCCTCGGTGGCCTACAACCACCCCGAGGTCGGTATCTACGCGCTGCTGGTCGACGAACGCCCCGAAGAAGTCACCGACTTCAAGCGCAACACGCCCGCCAACGTGATCGCGGCATCGAGCGACATGAGCATCGAGGACCACATCGCGACCGCCGAGTACGCCATGGAGGTGGTGGCGGCTCAGGTGATCGAAGGCAAAGACGTGGTGCTGCTGCTCGATTCGATCACCCGCCTGGCTCGCGCCTACAACGCGAACACCGACGGCGGTGGGCGCACCATGTCGGGCGGTCTCGACTCGAACGCCATGCAGGCGCCGCGTCAGATCTTCGGCGCGGCTCGCAAGATCGAAGACGGCGGTTCGCTGACCATCATCGGCACCGCGCTCGTCGACACCGGCTCGCGCATGGACCAGATCATCTTCGAGGAGTTCAAGGGCACCGGAAACAGCGAGATCTTCCTGTCGCGCGAACTCGCCGAGCGACGCATCTTTCCCGCGATCGACATCGCGAGGAGCGGCACGCGCAAAGAAGAGAAGCTGTTCCCGCCGGATCAGCTCAATCTTCATCAGATGCTGCGCCGCGTGCTGCTGCAGATGCCGCTGCAGGAAGCGATCACGAAGCTCGCGGACCGGCTGAACAAAACCAAGACGAACGAGGAGTTCTTCCAGCTCCTGCGCAACAACGAGTAG
- a CDS encoding zinc-dependent metalloprotease translates to MTYRYSLRSALALALAIALLPSLGHAAPKPKKGASDAAAAAADKPYGDWKKLTKDTEVKKGLFTLYQKRENLYMEIRADQLDQPVLGIWSIARGIGRDFVLGGLSIFNDRMIEFHRTGDRVLVMEKNMRFVAPSGSAIERAKDLSFGNSAIASLKIESVHDSSKALLVDLAPFLVSDISDMSEFLRQGPARTFRFDKERSAVTLAKAYPENVEFEAMLTYTPNDRQNLNLNTVPDDRYVGVTMHYSFSKLPDVPMTPRLADDRTGYFLNAVKDFSRDDQEHFWRRYITRWRLEKKDPTAALSEPVKPIVYYIDRTIPEKYRPYVKAGIEGWQKAFEAAGFKNAIIAKEAPADDPDYDPGDIRYSTIRWITSSEPSFGAIGPSRIDPRSGEILDSDILFEASIVQRRWRIYRDLTGSPSTFELPMLREAESRLPLDHRCDAAAGGSVGMTLANLAAVMDGSIAAGGPIHERFVGEMLTHTVLHEVGHALGLTHNFRASTATPYDKLNDSTWSRGNGMMASVMDYATPNVSRDRTKQGDYYGSVAGTADVWMIRYGYTPSGQASADADYAVVKKIADESNLPGHVYTPDPDTYGPFALDPRSNIWDLGDDPLSFAKDRAGWVTDIWSNDALEARILGDEGEYPVLRRAVDGLLEQYGIALGIGVKYVGGQYQSRNHRGQPDSRDPLQLVPAAKQREALDFIAERGFAANSFNLSPKLLNRLAPDRWMHWGVDDNFGVWTGPRLDYNLNDKALAIQTGLLNGLTQPMLLARLREAESRSPDAFRMSDYFDRLTRALWGEVGGGAAAAMRALDGPNTRRDIQRVYIDRLAQMVVGGIPGTPDDARSLARLQLARIDARATRALAGEGAMGDYTRAHLLESRARIKRALEAGREVEAVRPAGAIGVATP, encoded by the coding sequence ATGACGTACCGCTACTCCCTGCGTAGCGCCCTCGCGCTCGCGCTTGCCATCGCGCTGCTGCCGTCGCTCGGCCACGCAGCTCCCAAGCCCAAGAAGGGCGCCTCGGACGCGGCTGCCGCTGCGGCCGACAAGCCGTACGGTGACTGGAAAAAGCTCACCAAGGACACCGAGGTCAAGAAGGGGCTCTTCACGCTCTATCAGAAGCGCGAGAACCTCTACATGGAGATCCGGGCCGATCAGCTCGACCAGCCGGTGCTCGGCATCTGGAGCATCGCGCGCGGCATCGGGCGCGACTTCGTGCTCGGCGGGCTCTCGATCTTCAACGACCGCATGATCGAGTTCCATCGCACCGGCGATCGCGTGCTGGTGATGGAGAAGAACATGCGCTTCGTGGCCCCGAGCGGCAGCGCGATCGAGAGGGCCAAGGACCTGTCGTTCGGAAACTCGGCGATCGCATCGCTCAAGATCGAGAGCGTCCACGATTCGAGCAAGGCGCTCCTGGTCGACCTGGCGCCGTTCCTGGTCAGCGACATCAGCGACATGAGCGAGTTCCTGCGCCAGGGGCCTGCCCGCACGTTCCGCTTCGACAAGGAACGCTCGGCGGTGACCCTCGCAAAGGCGTATCCGGAGAACGTCGAGTTCGAGGCGATGCTCACCTACACGCCGAACGACCGGCAGAACTTGAACCTCAACACGGTGCCCGACGACCGCTACGTCGGCGTGACGATGCACTACTCGTTCTCGAAGCTGCCCGACGTTCCGATGACGCCGCGGCTCGCCGACGATCGCACCGGTTACTTCCTGAACGCGGTGAAGGACTTCAGCCGCGACGATCAGGAGCACTTCTGGCGGCGCTACATCACGCGCTGGCGGCTCGAGAAGAAGGACCCGACGGCGGCGCTGTCGGAGCCGGTCAAGCCGATCGTCTACTACATCGATCGCACGATTCCCGAGAAGTACCGGCCGTATGTGAAGGCCGGCATCGAGGGCTGGCAGAAGGCATTCGAGGCGGCGGGGTTCAAGAACGCGATCATCGCCAAGGAAGCCCCCGCGGATGACCCCGACTACGATCCGGGCGACATTCGCTACAGCACCATCCGCTGGATCACGTCGTCCGAGCCGTCGTTCGGCGCAATCGGACCGTCGCGCATCGACCCGCGCAGCGGCGAGATCCTCGACTCCGACATCCTGTTCGAGGCTTCGATCGTGCAGCGCCGGTGGCGCATCTACCGCGACCTGACCGGCTCGCCGAGCACGTTCGAACTGCCGATGCTGCGCGAAGCCGAGTCGCGACTGCCGCTCGATCATCGTTGCGACGCAGCCGCCGGCGGTTCGGTCGGCATGACGCTCGCGAATCTCGCGGCGGTCATGGATGGCAGCATCGCGGCCGGAGGCCCGATCCACGAGCGGTTCGTTGGCGAGATGCTGACGCACACGGTGCTCCACGAAGTCGGGCACGCGCTCGGCCTCACGCACAACTTCCGCGCCAGCACTGCGACGCCCTACGACAAGCTGAACGACTCGACCTGGTCGCGCGGCAACGGCATGATGGCATCGGTGATGGACTACGCGACGCCGAACGTTTCGCGCGATCGCACCAAGCAGGGCGACTACTACGGCAGCGTCGCGGGCACCGCCGACGTATGGATGATCCGCTACGGCTACACGCCGTCGGGCCAGGCGAGCGCAGATGCCGACTATGCGGTCGTGAAGAAGATCGCCGACGAGTCGAATCTGCCCGGCCACGTCTACACGCCGGACCCCGACACCTATGGGCCGTTCGCGCTCGATCCGCGCTCGAACATCTGGGACCTCGGCGACGATCCGCTGTCGTTCGCGAAGGATCGCGCCGGCTGGGTGACCGACATCTGGTCGAACGATGCGCTGGAGGCCCGCATCCTCGGAGACGAGGGCGAGTACCCGGTGCTGCGTCGCGCCGTCGATGGCCTGCTCGAGCAGTACGGAATCGCGCTCGGCATCGGCGTCAAGTACGTCGGCGGCCAGTATCAGTCGCGCAATCACCGCGGCCAGCCGGATTCCAGGGACCCGCTGCAGCTCGTGCCGGCCGCCAAGCAGCGCGAGGCGCTCGACTTCATCGCGGAGCGCGGCTTCGCGGCGAACTCGTTCAATCTGTCACCGAAGCTGCTCAATCGCCTCGCGCCGGATCGCTGGATGCACTGGGGCGTCGACGACAACTTCGGGGTGTGGACCGGGCCGCGGCTCGACTACAACCTGAACGACAAGGCGCTCGCGATTCAGACCGGGCTGTTGAACGGGCTGACGCAGCCGATGCTGCTGGCGCGGCTGCGCGAAGCCGAGAGCCGTTCGCCGGACGCGTTTCGCATGAGCGATTACTTCGATCGGCTCACGCGGGCGCTGTGGGGCGAGGTCGGCGGCGGTGCTGCGGCAGCGATGCGGGCACTCGATGGCCCGAACACACGGCGCGACATCCAGCGCGTCTATATCGATCGACTCGCGCAGATGGTGGTCGGCGGAATCCCCGGCACACCCGACGACGCGCGCAGCCTGGCGCGTCTGCAGCTCGCGCGCATCGATGCGCGGGCGACGCGTGCGCTGGCCGGCGAGGGCGCGATGGGCGACTACACGCGCGCGCATCTGCTCGAGTCGCGCGCCCGCATCAAGCGCGCACTCGAGGCGGGACGCGAAGTCGAAGCCGTACGCCCGGCGGGGGCGATCGGAGTGGCGACGCCGTAG
- the efp gene encoding elongation factor P, with protein MIASTQMRVGNLVMHNGKPHRVTAVVHRTPGNLRAFVQATLVNIENGSKNEHRFSAEDKVEKAVLDEHTLQFSYRAGDEFHFMNTESYEMIALGKDVLGDAVGYIKDGMTLLANYFEGRVVGIEVPMFVELVVKETTPNIKGAAVQNTNKPAILETGLEIKVPPYVEEGNLVKIDTRTGEFVTRVS; from the coding sequence ATGATCGCCTCCACTCAGATGAGGGTCGGCAACCTCGTCATGCACAACGGCAAGCCGCACCGCGTGACGGCCGTTGTTCACCGCACGCCGGGCAATCTCCGCGCGTTCGTGCAGGCGACGCTCGTCAACATCGAGAACGGCAGCAAGAACGAGCACCGGTTCAGCGCCGAGGACAAGGTCGAGAAGGCGGTCCTCGATGAGCACACGCTGCAGTTCAGCTATCGCGCCGGTGACGAGTTCCACTTCATGAACACCGAGAGCTACGAGATGATCGCGCTCGGCAAGGACGTGCTCGGCGACGCCGTCGGCTACATCAAAGATGGCATGACGCTGCTCGCGAACTACTTCGAGGGCCGTGTGGTCGGCATCGAAGTGCCGATGTTCGTGGAGCTGGTGGTCAAAGAGACCACGCCGAACATCAAGGGCGCCGCGGTCCAGAACACGAACAAGCCCGCGATCTTGGAGACCGGCCTCGAGATCAAGGTCCCGCCCTATGTCGAAGAGGGCAACCTCGTGAAGATCGACACCCGCACCGGGGAGTTCGTCACCCGCGTGAGCTGA
- a CDS encoding zinc-dependent metalloprotease codes for MSHRLLTRALALLALLVLLAPIASAKPKPPKGGKPAEAAAAADKDKPFTDWKKTTKDATVQKGYFNVWRKRESLWLEIQPSQLDQPVLGIFSLARGIGQNFVLGGLPLNDRLLEFHREGDHIFVVEKNTRYRAPAGSPMSKAVDLSIGSSVIASLKIESEHDSTKALLVNFGDFLLSDVSDMTEYLKSSFNNKPFRFDKERSAITSTKVFPDNFEIEAALTFSPSDRTGLGLETPSDDRYLPIAVHYSFSKLPATPMTPRFADPRTGQFLTVVKDFGRDESENFWVRFVNRWRLEKKDPNAPVSEVVKPITFYLDHTIPKEYRPFVRKGVENWQKAFEAAGYKNAIVAPDAPDDSTWDAEDVRYSTIRWITSSVPSFGAIGPSRVDPRTGEILDADILFEASFIQGFRNNYRRWAGPEAIGAMVAPQKAMRAALPSFLPLERSCALGEGMIDAGSLVSLTMLLDGLMPPGTPVPEEYLGEAIVWTTMHEVGHSLGLTHNFRSSTATPNDKLNDLGWTDTKGLVGSVMEYPSPNISSDRSKQGHYYTTTIGTCDMWQIRYAYTPSGAANSDEDYVFARKIADESALPGNEYGADQDAYPDDALDPRVNIWDLGTDPLAFAKDRAAYVASLWKNPKLEERVVGPNGDYPTLRRALDTTLGQYSIALGLAVKYLGGQYASRTRRGQEGGVDPLTLIPAATQREALEFLGTRAFAADAFAIPSGLLSKVGQDRWVHWGIGNGFSGPYRYDYDLGAKAFSIQSALLTELLEPRLLLRMREAEGRSADAFRMSDYFDRMTRMLWGEVAGGAPAALKALDGTSTRRDVQRAYVDRLAGLMVGSVAGAPDDARALARLQLSRIDQRCTRQLASEAPMGDYTRAHLLESRARIKRAMDATRSADSVRGASAIGADAAGGTSSGAAQ; via the coding sequence ATGTCGCATCGCCTGCTCACTCGCGCTCTCGCCCTCCTCGCGCTGCTGGTGCTGCTCGCACCGATCGCTTCCGCGAAGCCCAAGCCACCCAAGGGCGGCAAGCCCGCCGAGGCGGCAGCCGCGGCCGACAAGGACAAGCCGTTCACGGACTGGAAGAAGACCACCAAGGACGCCACGGTTCAGAAGGGCTACTTCAACGTGTGGCGCAAGCGCGAGAGCCTGTGGCTGGAGATCCAGCCGAGCCAGCTCGACCAGCCGGTGCTCGGCATCTTCAGCCTCGCGCGCGGCATCGGGCAGAACTTCGTGCTCGGCGGGCTGCCGCTCAACGACCGGCTGCTCGAGTTCCATCGCGAAGGCGATCACATCTTCGTGGTCGAGAAGAACACGCGCTACAGGGCGCCCGCCGGTTCACCGATGTCGAAGGCGGTCGACCTGTCGATCGGCAGCTCGGTCATCGCGTCGCTCAAGATCGAGAGCGAGCACGATTCGACCAAGGCGCTGCTCGTGAACTTCGGCGACTTCCTGCTCAGCGACGTTTCCGACATGACCGAGTATCTGAAGAGCTCGTTCAACAACAAGCCGTTCCGGTTCGACAAGGAACGTTCCGCGATCACCAGCACCAAGGTGTTCCCCGACAACTTCGAGATCGAGGCCGCACTCACGTTCTCGCCGTCGGATCGCACCGGACTCGGTCTCGAGACGCCGTCGGACGATCGCTATCTGCCGATCGCAGTGCACTACTCGTTCTCGAAGCTGCCGGCCACTCCGATGACGCCGCGCTTCGCGGATCCGCGCACCGGACAGTTCCTCACCGTGGTCAAGGACTTCGGCCGTGACGAGTCCGAGAACTTCTGGGTGCGCTTCGTCAATCGCTGGCGGCTCGAGAAGAAGGATCCGAACGCGCCGGTCTCGGAGGTGGTGAAGCCGATCACGTTCTATCTCGACCACACCATTCCGAAGGAGTACCGCCCGTTCGTCCGCAAAGGCGTCGAGAACTGGCAGAAGGCGTTCGAAGCGGCGGGCTACAAGAACGCCATCGTGGCGCCGGACGCGCCGGACGATTCCACCTGGGATGCCGAGGATGTGCGCTACAGCACGATCCGCTGGATCACTTCGTCGGTGCCGTCGTTCGGCGCGATCGGACCCTCGCGCGTGGATCCTCGCACCGGCGAGATCCTCGATGCCGACATCCTGTTCGAGGCGTCGTTCATTCAGGGGTTCCGCAACAACTACCGGCGCTGGGCGGGCCCCGAAGCGATCGGTGCGATGGTGGCGCCGCAGAAGGCGATGCGCGCCGCGTTGCCGTCGTTCCTGCCGCTCGAGCGCAGCTGTGCGCTCGGCGAGGGCATGATCGACGCCGGCTCGCTGGTGAGCCTCACCATGCTGCTCGACGGCCTGATGCCGCCCGGAACGCCGGTGCCCGAGGAATACCTGGGCGAGGCGATCGTGTGGACGACCATGCACGAGGTCGGACACAGCCTGGGCCTCACGCACAACTTTCGCTCCAGCACCGCGACGCCGAACGACAAGCTGAACGATCTGGGCTGGACCGACACCAAAGGCCTCGTGGGCTCCGTAATGGAGTACCCCTCGCCGAACATCAGCTCGGATCGCTCGAAGCAGGGCCACTACTACACGACCACGATCGGCACCTGCGACATGTGGCAGATCCGCTACGCCTACACGCCGTCCGGTGCCGCGAACTCCGACGAGGACTACGTCTTCGCGCGCAAGATCGCGGACGAGTCGGCGTTGCCGGGCAACGAGTACGGCGCCGATCAGGACGCGTACCCCGATGACGCGCTCGATCCGCGCGTGAACATCTGGGACCTTGGTACCGATCCGCTCGCATTCGCGAAGGATCGCGCCGCCTACGTGGCGTCGCTGTGGAAGAACCCCAAGCTCGAGGAGCGCGTGGTCGGCCCCAACGGCGACTACCCGACGCTGCGTCGCGCGCTCGACACCACGCTCGGCCAGTACTCGATCGCACTCGGACTCGCGGTCAAGTACCTGGGCGGCCAGTACGCCTCGCGGACACGTCGCGGGCAGGAGGGTGGCGTCGATCCACTCACGCTGATCCCGGCCGCCACGCAGCGCGAGGCGCTCGAATTCCTCGGCACCCGCGCGTTCGCGGCCGATGCGTTCGCGATTCCCTCCGGGCTGCTCTCCAAGGTTGGGCAGGATCGCTGGGTGCACTGGGGAATCGGCAACGGATTCTCGGGCCCGTATCGATACGACTACGACCTGGGCGCCAAGGCGTTCTCGATCCAGAGCGCACTGCTCACCGAGCTGCTCGAGCCGCGGCTGCTGCTGCGCATGCGCGAGGCCGAGGGGCGCTCGGCGGACGCGTTTCGCATGAGCGACTACTTCGACCGCATGACCCGCATGCTGTGGGGCGAAGTGGCCGGTGGCGCCCCGGCGGCGCTCAAGGCGCTGGACGGCACCAGCACCCGCCGTGACGTCCAGCGGGCCTACGTCGACCGCCTGGCGGGGCTGATGGTCGGTTCCGTGGCCGGCGCTCCCGACGACGCCCGGGCGCTTGCCCGGCTGCAGTTGTCTCGGATCGACCAGCGCTGCACCCGCCAGCTCGCAAGTGAGGCTCCCATGGGCGATTACACCCGCGCCCACCTGCTCGAGTCGCGCGCCCGGATCAAGCGCGCGATGGATGCGACACGCTCGGCGGACAGTGTCCGGGGCGCGTCAGCAATTGGCGCGGACGCCGCCGGTGGAACTTCTTCAGGGGCTGCGCAGTAA
- a CDS encoding cyanophycinase, with product MSPSKVPEGQSRGFIVPIGGAEDKIGDEDILKRFVGLCGGRRARIAVIPTASELRDTGRRYEKLFDSLRASDVKVLPFLTRRDCEDADSIETLERAHGVFLTGGNQLRLSTTLGGTPIAKSLRLMNARGVHVAGTSAGAAFLSEHMIASGEEGATPRAGMVSLAPGLGLTNRVVVDQHFRQRDRIGRLLASLAYNPFAVGVGLDEDTAAFIGPDETLEVVGSGAVTIVDPAKLEYSSMDAAKRGDPVCLLGITLHVLIAGATFNLHTRVASAGELGRH from the coding sequence GTGAGCCCGTCCAAAGTCCCCGAAGGCCAGAGCCGCGGTTTCATCGTCCCGATCGGCGGCGCCGAGGACAAGATCGGCGACGAGGACATCCTCAAGCGCTTCGTGGGCCTGTGCGGCGGGCGGCGCGCCCGCATCGCCGTGATCCCGACCGCCTCCGAGCTGCGCGACACCGGACGGCGCTACGAGAAGCTGTTCGACTCGCTGCGCGCCAGCGACGTGAAGGTGCTGCCGTTTCTCACGCGTCGCGACTGCGAAGATGCGGACTCGATCGAGACGCTCGAACGCGCTCACGGAGTGTTCCTGACCGGCGGCAACCAGCTGCGCCTCTCGACCACGCTCGGCGGCACCCCGATCGCCAAGTCGCTGCGACTCATGAACGCGCGCGGCGTGCACGTGGCCGGCACCTCCGCGGGTGCGGCGTTCCTGTCCGAGCACATGATCGCCTCGGGCGAAGAGGGCGCGACACCGCGCGCCGGCATGGTGTCGCTGGCGCCGGGGCTCGGACTCACGAATCGGGTGGTGGTCGACCAGCACTTCCGGCAGCGCGACCGCATCGGGCGCCTGCTCGCCTCGCTCGCCTACAATCCGTTTGCGGTCGGAGTCGGGCTCGACGAAGACACCGCGGCGTTCATCGGCCCCGACGAAACGCTCGAGGTGGTGGGCAGCGGGGCGGTGACGATCGTGGATCCTGCGAAGCTCGAATATTCCTCGATGGACGCTGCCAAGCGCGGAGATCCCGTGTGCCTGCTCGGCATCACGCTCCACGTCCTGATCGCGGGCGCCACCTTCAATCTGCATACGCGCGTCGCCTCGGCCGGGGAACTCGGCCGCCACTAA